Genomic segment of Clostridiales bacterium:
ACTTATCATTCAAAACTCGGCGAGACTTTGGCGCTAAAGGATATTAGCTTTTGCCTAAGCGACGGGGAATTTTTGTCTATTGTCGGGCCTTCGGGCTGCGGCAAGACCACAATATTGTCATTGATAAGCGGTTTAATAAAGGCGTCCAAGGGCCAAATTGTCATTGACGGCAAGCCCGTTACCACTACCAACCGCGATACGGGATATATGTTCCAAAGAGACCATTTGTTTGAATGGCGGACCATAAGGCAAAACATAACATTGGGTCTGGAAATACAAAAGAAAATGACTCCCCAAAATCTAAAGATGGTTGATGAATTAATAGAAAAATACGGGCTGAAAGAATTCGCCAATAACTATCCGCGCTCGCTAAGCGGCGGAATGCGTCAAAGGGTGGCGCTTATCCGCACGCTTGCCACCTCGCCCAAGCTGCTGCTTTTGGATGAGCCTTTTTCGGCTTTGGATTTCCAGACACGACTTTATGTTTGCGATGATGTCTATAAAATAATCAAAAACGAAAAAAAGAGCGTAATACTCGTTACGCACGATATAAGCGAGGCTATAAGCCTAAGCGATAGGATTATTATGCTGACCAATAGGCCCGCCGCTATCGCGCATGAATATGTTTTGGATATGCAAGAGTGCAAAACGCCCCTGGAAAGAAGGGAATGCAAAAAATTTGGATATTGGTTTGATAAGATATGGAAGGATTTGGAAAAACTTGATAAAGGCGATTTATAAAAAATGAAAAAGCAAGACCAAGCGTTATACTCGGAAGAACATAAAAAATACCTAAAAAATATCAAGACAAAGAAATTCTTAATACTTAGCGCGCAGTTTGGGATACTGATAGGGGTTTTGGTTTTGTGGGAAACGCTTACCCATTTTATGATTTTGGACCCGCTGTTTTTCTCCTCGCCCAGCCGCATAATAAAGACAGCGGGTGATATGTTCGCGACCAAAGAAATTTATGACCATATAGGCGTAACGGTCTACGAGTGCGTTTTGGGCTTTGGGATTTCAACCATAGTAGGCGCGCTTATCGCTATTGGGCTTTGGTGGAGCGATTACTTAAGGCGCGTGCTTGACCCTTATCTTGTGGTTTTGAACAGCTTGCCCAAAATCGCCCTAGGCCCCGCTATAATCGTGATAATGGGCTTGGGCGCAAAGGCTATCGTCACTATGGCGATATTGATTTGCATTATTATCACTATAACATCCGTGTTAAATGGGATGATGTCGTGCGACCCCGACAAAATTTTGCTGATGAAGTCAATGGGCGCAAGCAAATTCCAGATATTGTATAAATTGCTGTTGCCGTATTCTATCCCTAATCTTATTTCGGTTTTGAAAATCAACATCGGGTTGTCTTGGATAGGGACGATAATGGGCGAATATTTGACAAGCCGCGCGGGGCTTGGATACCTGATTGTCTATGGCGGACAGGTGTTTAAAATGGATTTGGTAATGACAGCGGTGTTCTTGCTTTGCGTTATGGCGGCGGGCATGTATCTATTGGTAAGCCTTATAGAAAAAAAGGTTTATAAGTCCAGATAAATGAAAAAGTATTGCAAAAAAAATTGACAGATTGTCAGTTTAGCTGAAAATGTTTTTTTAAAAAAATGCCGAAGCCGCTTGCCTTGCGGCTTTTTGTTAAAACATTTTTTGGCATTTAAAAAAACGGATTTATATTTTTTTTATAATAAAACCAAAAAAATATTATATTCTATTTAAGCCCTCTTTAACAGCTTGTTCGGCGACCGCGCGGCTTACATGGTCGCATACCCTTTTGTCAAACACATCGGGAATAATAT
This window contains:
- a CDS encoding ABC transporter ATP-binding protein, giving the protein MKIILCLDRVSHTYHSKLGETLALKDISFCLSDGEFLSIVGPSGCGKTTILSLISGLIKASKGQIVIDGKPVTTTNRDTGYMFQRDHLFEWRTIRQNITLGLEIQKKMTPQNLKMVDELIEKYGLKEFANNYPRSLSGGMRQRVALIRTLATSPKLLLLDEPFSALDFQTRLYVCDDVYKIIKNEKKSVILVTHDISEAISLSDRIIMLTNRPAAIAHEYVLDMQECKTPLERRECKKFGYWFDKIWKDLEKLDKGDL
- a CDS encoding ABC transporter permease; the protein is MKKQDQALYSEEHKKYLKNIKTKKFLILSAQFGILIGVLVLWETLTHFMILDPLFFSSPSRIIKTAGDMFATKEIYDHIGVTVYECVLGFGISTIVGALIAIGLWWSDYLRRVLDPYLVVLNSLPKIALGPAIIVIMGLGAKAIVTMAILICIIITITSVLNGMMSCDPDKILLMKSMGASKFQILYKLLLPYSIPNLISVLKINIGLSWIGTIMGEYLTSRAGLGYLIVYGGQVFKMDLVMTAVFLLCVMAAGMYLLVSLIEKKVYKSR